One genomic segment of bacterium includes these proteins:
- a CDS encoding DUF2281 domain-containing protein, whose protein sequence is MSKKDTIIAELDKVPEKLLDEILDYINFLKEKLIKQKLETDLMSESSLKKDWLQPEEDEAWQDL, encoded by the coding sequence ATGTCAAAAAAAGACACGATTATTGCAGAATTGGACAAAGTTCCAGAGAAATTGTTGGATGAAATTTTAGATTACATCAATTTTCTTAAAGAAAAATTGATCAAACAAAAATTAGAAACAGATTTAATGAGTGAATCTAGTTTAAAAAAGGATTGGCTTCAACCCGAGGAAGATGAGGCATGGCAAGATTT